The following proteins come from a genomic window of Kocuria palustris:
- a CDS encoding AMP-binding protein produces MAHTTSRACARPHRGRTSAWTAPRHRSASPLPSGSPRPETRSGISPSDRVAAFGANSDAFAILFLACASLGAVHVPVNFALKGEELRHILRNADVALIAADPALLGLAEETAADLTRERGAEDRPLVAMPLYYSATLHVLLMPYLCLGASIRLIAKPDIPAMLELVEHEHLSSLFLAPTVWVPLSSRPQLETRALSSLTQAQYGASIMPSTVLQRLRDRFPRLGFYNCFGQSELGPLCTVLRPEEHDLRPTSCGRPVFHVEARVMTADGTPAGAGEPGEIQYRSPQLMSGYWGRPEQTEESFADGWFRSGDQVTRDSMGFIEVVDRIKDVINTGGVLVAPREIEDCLYRLPEVAEVAVLGLPDERWGEAITAVIVVHPDQQLTAETVRRHARERLADYKVPKRVEFVAELPRNQSGKLLKRELRAQRTAPSD; encoded by the coding sequence GTGGCGCACACCACCTCGAGGGCGTGCGCCAGGCCGCACCGAGGGAGGACTTCAGCATGGACGGCACCACGGCACCGGAGTGCATCACCCCTCCCCTCGGGCAGCCCCCGGCCGGAGACACGATCCGGGATCTCGCCGAGCGATCGGGTTGCCGCCTTCGGCGCGAACTCCGACGCCTTCGCGATCCTCTTCCTGGCCTGCGCCTCCCTGGGCGCGGTGCACGTGCCGGTGAACTTCGCTCTCAAGGGCGAGGAGTTGCGCCACATCCTGCGCAATGCGGACGTCGCCCTGATCGCCGCGGACCCCGCCCTGCTGGGCCTGGCCGAGGAAACGGCAGCCGATCTGACCCGCGAGCGCGGCGCCGAGGACCGGCCGCTGGTGGCCATGCCGCTGTACTACTCGGCGACTCTGCACGTGCTCCTCATGCCCTACCTGTGCCTGGGCGCCTCGATCCGCCTGATCGCCAAGCCGGACATCCCCGCCATGCTCGAGCTGGTGGAGCACGAGCACCTCTCCTCACTGTTTCTGGCCCCCACCGTGTGGGTCCCCCTGAGCTCGCGCCCTCAGCTGGAGACCCGCGCCCTGTCCTCGCTGACCCAGGCGCAGTACGGCGCTTCGATCATGCCGTCCACGGTGCTGCAGAGACTGCGCGACCGGTTCCCCAGGCTGGGCTTCTACAACTGCTTCGGGCAGTCCGAGCTGGGTCCCCTGTGCACCGTGCTTCGCCCCGAGGAGCACGACCTGCGCCCGACGTCGTGCGGCCGCCCGGTCTTCCACGTGGAGGCGCGCGTGATGACCGCCGACGGCACCCCGGCCGGTGCGGGTGAACCCGGCGAGATCCAATACCGCTCCCCGCAGCTGATGTCCGGCTACTGGGGGCGCCCGGAGCAGACGGAGGAGAGCTTCGCGGACGGGTGGTTCCGCTCGGGAGATCAGGTCACCCGCGATTCGATGGGCTTCATCGAGGTGGTCGACCGGATCAAGGACGTCATCAACACCGGCGGCGTGCTGGTGGCCCCGCGCGAGATCGAGGACTGCCTCTACCGACTGCCCGAGGTCGCCGAGGTGGCGGTGCTCGGACTTCCCGACGAGCGCTGGGGCGAGGCCATCACTGCGGTGATCGTGGTGCATCCCGACCAGCAGCTCACCGCGGAGACGGTCCGCCGGCACGCCCGCGAGCGCCTGGCCGACTACAAGGTGCCCAAGCGCGTGGAGTTCGTGGCCGAGCTGCCGCGCAACCAGTCCGGCAAGCTGCTCAAGCGCGAGCTGCGCGCTCAGCGCACGGCTCCGAGCGACTGA
- a CDS encoding acetate--CoA ligase, translating into MSQHSADQPRPTTTAERTLPGDGTYSGAWRRSVEDREGFWLEAAQGIDWMTPPSRALDGSGDPIFRWFPEATLNTCANAVDRHVAAGRGDQAAIIYDSAVLERQETITYAQLQDRVARAAGALRELGVQKGDRVLIYLPMIPEALISMLACARLGAVHSVVFGGFAPRELAVRIDDCAPRAVITASGGVEPKRRIEYLPSVEEAVQMAEHKPSAVLVVGREGFEHDVAGMRERAAVDGLEWVDWQEAVEAAEPAEPVEVAATDPLYILYTSGTTGSPKGVVRDNGGHAVALSWSMANIYDIGPGEVMCTASDVGWVVGHSYIVYAPLLAGATTVLYEGKPVGTPDAGAFWRLVAEHRVKAFFTAPTALRAIRRQDPEGELVAEHDLSNLDTLFVAGERLDPETWSWAGRALDIPVVDHWWQTETGWAISGNPVGLEQLPLKSGSSTVPIPGYEIEILDPLGEPVPQGEEGNIAVRLPMPPGTLATLWGSDDRFRSAYLEAFPGYYVTGDSGRIDEDGYVFVMGRTDDVINVSGHRLSTGALEQALAQHPAVAECAVIGVADELKGQRPCGYVVVKQGIETSQEQLSEELVQLVRREIGAVADLKQIAVVEALPKTRSGKILRKTMRQMADGQEAPVPSTIEDPAVLEALEPVLRGR; encoded by the coding sequence ATGAGCCAGCACAGCGCGGACCAGCCCCGCCCCACCACAACCGCCGAGCGCACGCTGCCCGGCGACGGCACCTACTCCGGGGCGTGGCGGCGCAGCGTCGAGGATCGGGAGGGCTTCTGGCTGGAGGCAGCCCAGGGCATCGACTGGATGACGCCGCCCAGCCGGGCGCTGGATGGTTCCGGCGACCCGATCTTCCGCTGGTTCCCGGAGGCCACGCTCAACACGTGCGCCAATGCGGTGGACCGCCACGTCGCGGCCGGTCGCGGGGATCAGGCGGCCATCATCTACGACTCCGCCGTGCTCGAGCGGCAGGAGACGATCACCTATGCCCAGCTGCAGGACCGGGTGGCGCGGGCCGCCGGGGCCCTGCGGGAGCTGGGCGTGCAGAAGGGCGATCGGGTGCTCATCTACCTCCCGATGATCCCGGAGGCGCTGATCTCCATGCTGGCCTGCGCCCGGCTGGGCGCGGTGCACTCGGTGGTCTTCGGCGGCTTCGCCCCGCGCGAGCTCGCCGTGCGGATCGACGACTGCGCCCCGCGCGCCGTCATCACGGCCTCCGGCGGAGTGGAGCCCAAGCGACGCATCGAGTACCTGCCCTCCGTGGAGGAGGCGGTGCAGATGGCCGAGCATAAGCCGTCTGCGGTGCTGGTGGTCGGGCGCGAGGGCTTCGAGCACGACGTCGCGGGCATGCGCGAGCGCGCGGCCGTCGACGGCCTGGAGTGGGTGGACTGGCAGGAGGCGGTCGAGGCCGCCGAGCCTGCCGAGCCGGTCGAGGTCGCTGCCACCGATCCGCTCTACATCCTCTACACCTCCGGCACGACCGGCAGCCCCAAGGGCGTCGTGCGGGACAACGGCGGCCACGCCGTGGCGCTGAGCTGGTCCATGGCCAACATCTACGACATCGGCCCCGGCGAGGTCATGTGCACCGCCTCGGACGTGGGCTGGGTCGTGGGCCACTCCTACATCGTCTACGCGCCGCTGCTGGCCGGGGCCACGACCGTGCTCTACGAGGGCAAGCCGGTGGGCACCCCGGATGCCGGTGCGTTCTGGCGGCTGGTGGCCGAGCACCGCGTGAAGGCCTTCTTCACCGCCCCCACCGCGCTGCGGGCCATCCGCAGGCAGGACCCCGAGGGCGAGCTGGTGGCCGAGCACGATCTGTCGAACCTGGACACGCTGTTCGTGGCTGGCGAGCGCCTGGACCCGGAGACCTGGAGCTGGGCGGGCAGGGCGCTGGATATCCCCGTGGTCGATCACTGGTGGCAGACCGAGACGGGCTGGGCCATCAGCGGCAATCCGGTGGGCCTGGAGCAGCTGCCGCTGAAGTCCGGCTCTTCCACGGTGCCGATCCCGGGCTACGAGATCGAGATCCTGGATCCGCTGGGCGAGCCGGTGCCGCAGGGGGAGGAGGGCAACATCGCCGTGCGCCTGCCGATGCCGCCGGGCACGCTGGCCACCCTGTGGGGCAGCGACGACCGCTTCCGCAGCGCCTACCTGGAGGCCTTCCCCGGGTACTACGTCACGGGCGACTCCGGGCGGATCGACGAGGACGGCTACGTCTTCGTGATGGGCCGCACCGACGATGTCATCAACGTCTCCGGCCACCGGCTCTCCACCGGTGCGCTCGAGCAGGCCCTGGCCCAGCACCCCGCGGTGGCCGAGTGCGCCGTGATCGGCGTGGCCGATGAGCTCAAGGGGCAGCGCCCGTGCGGATACGTGGTGGTCAAGCAGGGCATCGAGACCTCGCAGGAGCAGCTCAGCGAGGAGCTCGTGCAGCTTGTGCGCCGGGAGATCGGCGCGGTCGCCGACCTCAAGCAGATCGCGGTGGTCGAGGCCCTGCCCAAGACCCGCTCCGGGAAGATCCTGCGCAAGACCATGCGCCAGATGGCCGATGGCCAGGAGGCGCCGGTGCCCTCGACCATCGAGGATCCGGCCGTGCTGGAGGCACTGGAGCCCGTGCTGCGGGGCCGGTGA